The following DNA comes from Bos indicus x Bos taurus breed Angus x Brahman F1 hybrid chromosome 5, Bos_hybrid_MaternalHap_v2.0, whole genome shotgun sequence.
CTCATCAGCAATTACGGTTGATCCTCAAACAGCACAGGTTTGAACTATGCGGGTCCACTCTATACATGAAATTTTTTCAGTGAATACTACAGTACCACAATCTGTGGTTGAACTGCAGACCCACACAGGGCCGTTGAAAAAAGAACTGCAGAGACTTGGTTGCATGGAGGGTTAGTCCCCCCAACCCTTTATTTTTCAAGggttaattgtattttttaaaaaagaacaaacccaAGATGTACTTGCTACCTTCCTATTCCCAGACTAGAAATCAATACTGTCATTCTTTACAAgtcctttataattttttctttttttggatttgcTGCATggccatgtggaatcttagtttcctgaccagggatcaaacctgtaccccctgcagtggaagtgcaaagtcCTAACTACTGAACCACTAGAGAAttctccaggtggctcagtggtaaagaatctgcctgtcaatgcagttacaatctctgggtcaagaagatcctggcaacccactccagtacccttgcctgggaaatcccatgggtagaggagcctggcgggctatagtccatggggtcgcaaagagacacgacttagtgactgaaacgTCGTCGTCGTAGACTGCAAGTTCATGAACCCAGTCCTCTGTTGCCAGACCTGAAAGTGACTGCTGCAACTCAGAGAGGGTCTTGGACAAAGAGGAATTTTTTACCTTTTTGGCCTTAAGGGGTCAATCAGTATTAAATGGTGCTGCTGGCTTAGGTGAGAGAAAACATGAGGGGCAGCCTTTGTCCTGCTAAAATGGTCCAAGTAATTTCCGGGTATGTATCACAAGCACTTGGAAGATATTTTTTGGttggaatcattttttttttaatatttaaatacaaaatgtgagcactgacttttttttcctttttagacacatatacacacaagtcTAACAGCCGAAATATTGGAGGAAATGAGCTCCTGCTCTGTCCTCCAGTCCCCATCTTGTGGCTGAAGCTGCCAgccctccctccatcctttccaacatacacagaaattcacagtGGCTGCTTTGCAGCAGAGCTGTAATTAatgcattttgtattttatcttgTGTGCACATCCCTCCCCAACATCTCCATTCTATTAACGGTCAGGAGCATATCCTTCTCCACGGCATCAGTTCCCACCCCAGCAAGGGAATAGTGAGATCTTCCACCAGGAGTAATTTAGTGAGGGGGGGTGGGTGGCCAGAGCTGGAGTAACCGTCTGCGTTGCTGCTCTCTGGTATCAGCATTGAGGAGAGAAGAAATAAGTCAGGACAGTGGAGGGCACAGCTGCAAGTGAGGAGTCTCTCCATGAGCCAATGTGGGGAGAATTCCCGCCACCAGGTTTATAGAGCCATGtgccaaagtttaaaaaaaaaaaaaaaaatccaataatcAGCAGTTCAAACACTATTGAATTTTCAAACTTCTTCCCACCAAGACAGGTCAAATATAGCAGTAGCAATCTAGATTTTTCCAGGAAGTGAAGGTAGAGCCCCCGGCATTCCTCCTGACAGCCCTGTATTAGGCCCTAGAAGtatctggaaaagaaaaggaggggtGTAAGGCATTGTACAGACCCAAGGGTCTCATTTTCATCATACCTGTCTGGGCAGACAAGGTCTATGAAAACAATGTTGTGAAAATGGTACCCAAAGGGCTTGGGCCAGATCCCAATCCTGCATGGCACATTAGCTGCCCTACCTAGGTGCCggaggaataaacaaacttgtGTCGCCACTATTGGCAAAAAGCCCAGGGTCTGGGCTCACCTGCcgttgctgcagctgctgctgttgctccaTCTGTAACTTCTCAGTTTCAAAGACGACCGGAAGAACCAGGATCATGAAAGAAGTGGTTCCAATCCACAAGGCTGCCCTGGAAAACCTGCACAGGGAGCATGAGCGTGACGGCGAGACAAAAACAGCTTCCCCAAGAACGAACTAGTAACCAAACCTCTCACCCTGCACACACTGATGTTTTTGATAAACGTGTTCTACCCAATCCCTGCACCGTGCTCCTGCCACAAACAGGAGGAGCAGTCTGGGGGCTGTACACTTAATAAGAGTCTGAACTGAGTTCTCACAATGCTGCTTTTATTACACATAATCTGATCCTCACAATGACCCCCCACCCGATAAGAAGCCtcactttacagaagagaaaatcaagACCAAGAAAGGTTAAGGTGGCACCAATCCGAGGTCACTCAGTGATCGAGGTGGCCtccaacccaggtctgctgcttcCAAAGCCCGTGTTCATTCAGGGCACCTCGGTCACGCCAGGCACATCCCAATGTCTTGACCCTTGTCCCTTACCTGTACATTTTTTGAGCCACGAAGAGGGAGAGATCAAAAGTGGCTCCAGCCGCGGACCGGACCCTCTCCGGGAACATCTCCGTCAGACCCCACAGTCTCTCCGAGAGGGTTTCATCTAGCTGTGGTGGAGGAGGCGTGGATATGGGCCGAAGCTGCGGCAACCACCCCGGACGCCGGGACACCCCGGTCCAAGCAGGGCCTCACCCCGCCTCCAGGAGACGCCTCCGCTGGGACCTCTCCAGGCTCCGCGATGCGCCTTAGTCCAGATTCCGCAGCACGCGGATCCCAcacccccactccctgcccacACCTCCCAGCCCCTCTCTGCCCTGCGGCGCTCAGTACCTCCTCGTCgtcttcctcctccagctcctcctcaggCTTCTCGGCATCGCCTTTCGGAAGCAATTCGTCCGCGGACAGAGGCGCCCCAgggccggcggcggcggcagccaTGGCTGTGAGGGGGGACCGGAAGCGAAAAAGAAGAAGCGAGTGCAGCGACGACGGCGGATAGAGCCGCTCTTCCGGGAGCCGGAGCTTGGCGGACTGGGGAAGAGCGCCGCCGTCTGGCGgattgacttcagttcagtcagttcagttcagtcgctcagtcgtgtccgactctgcgaccccatgaattgcagcacgccagcccttccctgtccatcaccaactcctggagttcactcagactcacgtccatcgagtcaatgatgcttCACTGGCCTTCAAAAGGCAGACGGGAACGTGACACAACTGGAAAACTTGTTAAGGCAGAGAGTCGGGTGTGCCCGCGCTAATTCTGTTCAGTGGACTTAGGGTGAGtctggaaatctgcattttattaataacaaGCCTCCCAGATatcacacttcagttcagttcagtcgctcagtcgtgtccgactctttgcgaccccatgaatcgcagcacgccaggcctccctgtccatcaccaactctcggagtttacccaaactcatgtccatcaagtcggtataTCACACTTAGGCCAACActagaaagcaaaatggctgtctggggaggccttacaaatagctgtgaaaagaagagaagcgaaaagcaaatgagaaaaggaaagatgtaagtatctgaatgcagaattccaaacaatagcaaggagagataagaaagccttcctcagcaatcaatgcaaagaaatagaggaaaacaacagaatgggaaagactagagatctctttacggagaaggcaattgcaccccactccagtactcttgcctggaaaatctcatggacagaggagcctggtaggctgcagtccatggggtctctaagagtcagccagggctgagcaacttcactttcacttttcacattcatgcattggagaaggaaatggcaacccactccagtgttcttgcctggagaatcccagggacgggggagcccagtgggctgccgtctatggggtcccacaaagtcgaacacgactgaagtgacttagcagagatctcttcaagaaaattagagataccaagggaacatttcatgcaaagatgggctcgataaaggacagaaatggtatggacctgacagcagcagaagatattaagaagaggtggcaagaatacacagaagaactgtacaaaaaggatcttcacgacccagatcatcacgatggtgtgatcactcacctagagccagacatcctggaatgtgaagtcaagtgggccttagaaagcatcactacaaacaaagctagtggaggcgatggaattccagttaagctatttcaaatcctgaaagatgatgctgtgaaagtgctgcactcaatatgccagcaaatttggaaaactcagcagtggccacagtactggaaaaggtcagttttcattcccatcccaaagaaaggcaatgccaaagaatgctcaatctaccacacaattgcactcgtctcacatgctagtaaagtaatgctcaaaattctccaagccaggcttcagcaatacgtgaaccgtgaacttcctgatgttcaagctggttttagaaaaggcagaggaaccagagatcaaattcccaacatccgctggatgatcgaaaaagcaaaagagttccagaaaaacatctatttctgctttattgactatgccaaagccttgactgtgtggatcacaataaactggaaaattctgaaagagatgggaataccagaccacctgacctgcctcttaggaaacctgtatgcaggtcaggaagcaacagttagaactggacatggaacaacagactgattccaaataggaaaaggagtacgtcaaagctgtatattgtcacactgcttatttaacttctatgcagaatacatcatgagaaatgctgggctggaagaagcacaaactagaatcaagattgccgggagaaatatcaataacctcagatatgcagatgacaccacccttatggcagacagtgaagaggaactcaaaagcctcttgatgaaagtgaaagaggagagtgaaaaagttggcttaaagctcaacattcagaaaacgaagatcatggcatctggtcccatcacttcatgggaaatagatggggaaacagtggaaacagtgtcagactttatctttctgggctccaaaatcactgcagttagtgattgcagccatgaaattaaaagacacttactccttggaaggaaagttatgaccaacctagatggcgtattcaaaagcagagacattactttgccaacaaaggtccatctagtcaaggcttatggtttttccagtggtcatgtatggatgtgagagttggactgtgaagaaggctgagcaccgaagaattgatgcttttgaactgtggtgctggagaagactcttgagagtcccttggactgcaaggagatctaaccagtccattctaaaggagatcagccctgggtgttctttggaaggaatgatgctaaagctgaaactccagtactttggccacctcatgcaaagaattgactcattggaaaagaccctgatgctgggagggattgggggcaggaggagaaggggaccacagaggatgagatggctggatggcatcactgactcgatggacgtgagtctgagtgaactctgggagttggtgatggacagggaggtctggcgtgctgcaattcatggggttgcaaagagttggacacaactgagcgactgaactgaactgaactgaatccagttTCATTTCCCTGAGGGCTGTATTTGGTGGGAGTAAATTAGAGAGCTGGAGATTTATTGGTCTTCTGGGAAAATGTGAAGTTAACAATCTCAATGTATTAACATAAAGGTGAGTTAACACTCAAGTATCAGACATCATTTGTGTCCGAAGGTGGGTGTTTGGGGgtgttcatttaatcctcagatcAACCTACAGGTGCTATTTCccccattttagaaatgagatCGAGGCACAGCACAGGGTTGCTGCAAGTATTCCTGAAGGATGGATTTCTAGAAATGGGTTTCCTGGACAAAaagttgttcactcagtcatgtctaactctttgtgaccccatggactgcagcactccaggcgtccctgtccatcaccaactcctggagcttgctcaaactcatgttcatccagttggtgatgctctcatctcatcatctgtcatccccttctctccctgccttgaatctttcccagcattagggtcttttccagtgagtcagttcttcacatcaggtggccaaagtattggagctttagcttcattccttccaatgaatatccagggttgatttcttttaggatggactgattggatctccttgcagtccaatggactctcaaaagtcttctccagcatcacagtt
Coding sequences within:
- the TOMM22 gene encoding mitochondrial import receptor subunit TOM22 homolog, translating into MAAAAAGPGAPLSADELLPKGDAEKPEEELEEEDDEELDETLSERLWGLTEMFPERVRSAAGATFDLSLFVAQKMYRFSRAALWIGTTSFMILVLPVVFETEKLQMEQQQQLQQRQILLGPNTGLSGGMPGALPSLPGKI